In Deinococcus maricopensis DSM 21211, the sequence GGTCGGAGGCGCGCAGCGTGGCGTGCATGACTTCCAGGACGTGCAGGGCGAGTTCGCCGCTCGCGCGGTGCGCGCGGCCGGTGCGGAGCGCGGCGGCCAGGTCCGCGAGGCCGATGCCGCGGCTGTTCTCGGCGTACGGGTGCGTGAGGGGCAGGTCCGTCCATGCGTCCGACCCGGCGCGGCGGACGCGGACAGGCCCGCCGAAGGTGTTCGGGTCGGGCAGGCTGAGGGTCCCTTCGGTGCCGTAGATTTCGAGGCGGGGCACGTCGGCGGCCCACACGTCGAAGCTAGTGACGAGCGTGGCGATGGGGCCCGCCTCGAAGTCGAGGACGCTGGCAATGTGCGTGGGGGTGCGCACGGGGATGCGCCGCCCGGGAGCGTCGCCCGCCCCGGCGATGCGTTCCGCGAACGACGCGCGTGCGGAACTGCTGACGCGGCGGACGGGGCCGAGCATGTTCACGAGCGCGGTGAGGTAGTACGGGCCCATGTCGAACATCGGGCCGGCGCCGGGCTGGTAGAAGAAGTCGGGGTTGGGGTGCCAGCTTTCCGGGCCGTGGCCGAGCATGAAGGCCGTCGCGGCGACCGGCTCGCCGATCAGGCCGTCGTCGAGGGCTTTCCGGGCGGTCTGGAGGCCGCCGCCGAGGAACGTGTCGGGCGCGCAGCCGACGCGCACGCCGCGTTCGTGCGCGCGGGCGAGCAGCGTTCGCCCCGCTTCGAGGTCGATGGAGAGGGGCTTTTCGTTATACACGTGCTTCCCGGCCTCGACGGCGGCGAGCGCCACTTCGGCATGCGCCGCGGGAATGGTGAGGTTCAGGATGACGTCGACATCGTCGTCGCGGAGGAGGTCCCCGAGGGGGAGGGCGCGGGGCACGCCAAACTCGTCGGCGCGGGCACGCGCGCGCTCCAGGTCGAGGTCGCTCACGGCGGTGATGGTGAGGGCCGGGAAGGTCCGGGGGGCGCTGAGGTAGATGGGGCTGATGTTGCCGACGCCGACAACGCCGATCCGCAGGGGTGCTGCTGTCATGGGGGCCTCCGTGGGTGAGGTGAGGGGGCGGGTGGGGTTAGTCCAGCCACCACGCCTGGGCGGGCGCTTCGCGCAGGATCACGCGCTGCAGGGTGTCGACGGCGCGGTGCAGGCCCTCGTCGACGGACATGAGCGCGTCCTCGTGTTCGATGCTGATGGCGCCGTCGTACCCGGCGAGGCGCAGTTCCGCCATGATGCGGGACCAGTGCAGTTCGTCATGGCCGCTGCCGACGCTGCGGAACGTCCAGGACCGCTCGCTGATCCGGTCGTACGGCGTGAGGTCCAGCACGCCGTTACGCTCGATGTTCTGGCGGTGCAGTTGCGTGTCTTTCGCGTGGAAGTGGTGGATGGCGCCGCGCAGTTCGCGGATGGCGACGAGCGGGTCGATGCCCTGCCAGTACAGGTGGCTGGGGTCGAAGTTCACGCCGACGTTGTCGCCGGTGCCGGCGCGGAGTTTCAGGAGCGTGGCGGGGTTGTACGCCACGAACCCCGGGTGGAGTTCCAAGGCGACGCGCAGGCCCAGGGTGCGCAGGTGCGCGGATTCCGCACTCCAGTACGGGAGGACGCGTTCCTGCCACTGCCAGTCGAGCGCATCGAGGAATTCCGGAGGCCACGTCGCGGTGATCCAGTTCGGCGTGCGGTCGGCGGGCGAGCCGCCGGGGCAGCCGGAGAACGTCACGACCGTTTCGACGTTCAGGCGCGCCGCGAGCTCCAGGGCGCGTCGGTAGTCGTCGTGGTCCCGGCGGGCGCGGTCCTCGTCCGGGTGGAGGGGGTTGCCGTGCACGCTGACCGCGAGGACCTGCAGGTTGCGCGCTGCGAGTTCACGGCGGAACGCCTCGAGTTGCGCGGGGTCGGCGAGCAGCGCGGCGGGGTCCGCGTGGGCGGTGCCGGGGTAGCCGCCCGCAGCGAGCTCAAGGCCGTCCAGGCCGAGCGCGGCGACGCGGTCGAGCATGGCCGTGCGGGGCAGCGCGCCGTACACGGGCGTGAACACACCGAGTTTCATAGGGCCTCCTGGGGGGTGGCGGGGACGTTCAC encodes:
- a CDS encoding Gfo/Idh/MocA family protein produces the protein MTAAPLRIGVVGVGNISPIYLSAPRTFPALTITAVSDLDLERARARADEFGVPRALPLGDLLRDDDVDVILNLTIPAAHAEVALAAVEAGKHVYNEKPLSIDLEAGRTLLARAHERGVRVGCAPDTFLGGGLQTARKALDDGLIGEPVAATAFMLGHGPESWHPNPDFFYQPGAGPMFDMGPYYLTALVNMLGPVRRVSSSARASFAERIAGAGDAPGRRIPVRTPTHIASVLDFEAGPIATLVTSFDVWAADVPRLEIYGTEGTLSLPDPNTFGGPVRVRRAGSDAWTDLPLTHPYAENSRGIGLADLAAALRTGRAHRASGELALHVLEVMHATLRASDLGRHIDIHARPPRPDALPQGHDEEVLA
- a CDS encoding sugar phosphate isomerase/epimerase family protein, yielding MKLGVFTPVYGALPRTAMLDRVAALGLDGLELAAGGYPGTAHADPAALLADPAQLEAFRRELAARNLQVLAVSVHGNPLHPDEDRARRDHDDYRRALELAARLNVETVVTFSGCPGGSPADRTPNWITATWPPEFLDALDWQWQERVLPYWSAESAHLRTLGLRVALELHPGFVAYNPATLLKLRAGTGDNVGVNFDPSHLYWQGIDPLVAIRELRGAIHHFHAKDTQLHRQNIERNGVLDLTPYDRISERSWTFRSVGSGHDELHWSRIMAELRLAGYDGAISIEHEDALMSVDEGLHRAVDTLQRVILREAPAQAWWLD